One window of the Lasioglossum baleicum chromosome 8, iyLasBale1, whole genome shotgun sequence genome contains the following:
- the LOC143211454 gene encoding PI-PLC X domain-containing protein 2 isoform X2, with protein sequence MTQLPEPMKNIPVIQLAIPGSHNTMTYTINRRNDVGPDEPNYIRALGRYCSLVSKPIIFNWSVTQHDNIKDQLNGGIRYLDFRVATKSTNGDIYFVHGLYGSTIYQPLQEIAEWLSSHSNEILVMDFQHFYSFTEVNHRHLVDTIFRVFQRKLCPIASSFDHITLNWLNLEKYQAIVIYRNIYAQNYSSLWPSGLWRTPWPNTVRVNELLDFLNLELQTRPLEIGFVSQCILTPDVPYVLKHLCGTLQRNLVSSCQKSILAWISQKRPGKSRLNIVIADFVSDNNFLFCKTVIENNRKLLHP encoded by the exons ATGACACAACTTCCGGAACCTATGAAAAACATACCCGTAATACAGTTGGCAATACCTG GTTCTCATAACACAATGACGTATACTATAAATCGTCGCAATGACGTAGGGCCGGATGAACCCAACTACATTAGAGCTCTTGGCCGTTACTGCTCACTCGTTTCGAAACCCATTATTTTTAATTGGTCTGTCACGCAACATGACAATATCAAGGATCAGCTCAACGGAGGAATCCGATACTTAGATTTCCGTGTTGCAACAAAATCGACGAACGGAGACATTTATTTTGTGCATGGCTTGTACGGGTCAACAATATATCAACCATTGCAAGAAATAGCGGAATGGCTATCTTCCCACAGCAACGAAATTCTAGTAATGGATTTTCAACACTTCTATTCGTTCACAGAAGTAAACCATCGCCACCTTGTAGACACAATTTTTCGCGTGTTCCAACGAAAATTGTGTCCAATTGCATCCAGCTTTGATCACATAACACTTAACTGGctgaatttagaaaaatatcaagCAATcgttatttatagaaatatttatgcacaaaactattcgagcttatggcccaGCGGATTATGGAGAACACCCTGGCCTAACACTGTACGTGTCAACGAACTTCTAGACTTCTTAAATCTTGAACTGCAGACGAGACCGTTGGAAATTGGTTTCGTATCGCAGTGTATATTAACTCCGGATGTTCCATACGTATTAAAACATTTATGTGGTACGTTACAAAGAAATTTAGTATCTTCATGCCAAAAGTCGATTTTAGCTTGGATAAGTCAGAAACGACCTGGCAAAAGTAGATTAAACATTGTTATTGCTGATTTCGTGTcggataataattttttattctgcaaAACAGTTATTGAGAACAACAGAAAGCTCCTCCATCCATAG
- the Klp68d gene encoding kinesin-like protein 68D, translating to MEKSDNQLKTWKRKNMKTSSTSEVMTQCVQVVVRCRPMDEREVTRGYKRVVDVFPSRGVVEIRHPRDDPSSDNVKVFTFDAVYDWNSSQQDLYEETVRPLVSSVLDGFNGTIFAYGQTGTGKTYTMEGLKGDYDRRGVIPRSFEHIFNHIGRSENMQYLVRASYLEIYQEEIRDLLQPDQSLRFELKEKPDTGVFVKDLSTSVCKSAAEIQQLMNMGNQNRTIGATNMNEHSSRSHAIFLITIEMGSIDDTGGIRVGRLNLVDLAGSERQSKTGACGERLKEASKINLSLSALGNVISALVDGKTTHVPYRDSKLTRLLQDSLGGNSKTIMVANIGPASYNYDETLTTLRYANRAKNIKNKPRINEDPKDALLRQYQEEIGRLKEKLAQKGMAPRKKKKPKKKREDETAESESEAEDSRSEDNKIGTDKKLIAEQLKAEKQETETLIMRIKDLESKMLCGGKNIIDHTNEQQRALEQKSAEIAERKKREVEMRQKLEDEELTMLGVKETYTNLQQEVDVKSRKLRKCFTKLQVLKQELEDVTNDFNRDRRDLEQTQHELMKELKLKYLIIENFIPEEEKNKILSRIHLDEEEDCWIVKDPEPSSIDSIKRPTSIPGARRPVSEYARIAQAMGRGCRYAGENILNLDLDMPARTTMDYQGPAIAPTIQAVLEEALRDEGDIDVDASSAKLRSKSRLQSAKIRPKSVGKIQQIPPPVYPKTRGLVPK from the coding sequence ATGGAGAAATCGGACAATCAATTGAAAACCTGGAAAAGGAAGAATATGAAGACGAGCTCGACGTCGGAGGTGATGACCCAGTGTGTCCAGGTAGTCGTAAGATGTCGACCTATGGACGAGAGGGAAGTCACTCGCGGATACAAGCGAGTGGTGGACGTGTTTCCATCAAGAGGAGTAGTCGAAATTCGTCACCCGAGGGATGATCCATCCAGTGATAACGTGAAAGTGTTCACGTTCGACGCGGTGTACGATTGGAATTCAAGTCAACAAGACCTGTACGAGGAAACGGTCCGACCATTAGTGTCTTCCGTCCTCGATGGTTTTAACGGTACGATATTCGCTTACGGACAAACGGGCACCGGGAAAACGTACACCATGGAAGGTCTGAAGGGCGATTACGATAGACGGGGCGTAATACCGCGGTCCTTCGAGCACATCTTCAATCACATAGGCAGGTCCGAAAATATGCAGTATTTGGTGCGAGCGAGCTACTTAGAGATTTACCAGGAGGAGATACGGGACCTTTTGCAGCCCGATCAGAGCCTTCGATTCGAATTGAAAGAGAAGCCGGACACCGGCGTGTTCGTCAAGGATTTGTCAACGTCGGTGTGCAAAAGCGCCGCGGAGATACAACAGTTGATGAACATGGGTAACCAGAACAGAACCATAGGCGCGACAAATATGAACGAACACAGCTCTCGGTCGCACGCAATATTTCTGATCACGATAGAGATGGGATCTATCGACGACACCGGCGGGATCCGAGTCGGTCGTTTGAATTTAGTCGATCTAGCTGGCAGCGAAAGGCAGAGCAAGACCGGCGCGTGCGGCGAACGGCTGAAGGAAGCGAGCAAGATTAACCTGAGCTTATCAGCCCTCGGAAATGTGATATCTGCATTGGTAGATGGTAAAACAACGCATGTGCCGTACAGAGATTCGAAGCTGACGCGGCTGCTCCAAGATTCTCTAGGTGGAAACTCGAAGACTATCATGGTCGCGAATATAGGTCCTGCTAGTTACAATTACGACGAGACTCTGACGACGTTACGGTACGCGAATCGCGCGAAGAATATCAAGAACAAGCCAAGGATCAACGAGGATCCGAAAGACGCTCTTTTGAGACAGTATCAAGAAGAGATTGGTCGATTGAAGGAGAAACTGGCGCAGAAAGGAATGGCGccgaggaaaaagaaaaagccgaagaaaaagagagaggatGAGACTGCGGAGTCGGAGTCCGAGGCAGAGGATAGTCGAAGCGAAGACAATAAGATTGGAACGGATAAGAAGCTCATCGCGGAACAGTTGAAAGCGGAGAAACAAGAAACGGAAACTCTTATAATGAGAATCAAAGATTTGGAGAGCAAGATGCTTTGCGGGGGTAAGAACATAATTGATCACACGAACGAACAGCAAAGAGCGTTGGAGCAGAAGTCGGCCGAGATCGCGGAGAGAAAGAAACGAGAGGTTGAGATGCGGCAGAAGCTCGAAGATGAAGAGCTGACGATGTTAGGAGTGAAGGAAACGTACACGAATCTACAGCAGGAGGTAGACGTGAAGTCTAGGAAGCTGAGGAAATGTTTCACGAAGCTGCAAGTTTTGAAACAGGAACTCGAAGATGTTACCAACGATTTTAACAGAGACAGAAGGGATTTGGAGCAAACCCAGCACGAGCTGATGAAAGAATTGAAGCTGAAGTATCTTATTATAGAAAACTTCATTCCCGAGGAAGagaagaataaaatattgtcaagaATACACCTCGACGAAGAGGAAGACTGCTGGATAGTGAAGGACCCGGAGCCATCCAGTATAGATTCGATAAAGAGACCTACATCCATTCCAGGTGCGCGAAGGCCGGTTTCCGAATACGCGCGTATCGCTCAAGCTATGGGAAGAGGTTGCCGTTACGCAGGGGAAAACATATTGAATTTAGATCTTGATATGCCAGCGAGGACGACAATGGACTATCAAGGGCCGGCCATTGCGCCCACGATCCAAGCCGTTCTTGAGGAAGCACTGCGCGACGAGGGCGACATCGACGTGGACGCTTCAAGTGCGAAACTCAGATCCAAATCACGATTGCAATCGGCGAAAATACGACCTAAGAGCGTTGGAAAGATCCAACAGATCCCGCCACCCGTTTACCCGAAGACTAGGGGTCTCGTGCCGAAGTAG
- the LOC143211454 gene encoding PI-PLC X domain-containing protein 3 isoform X1 encodes MEYKSGFPHPTDKKKIDTNRELEYWMTQLPEPMKNIPVIQLAIPGSHNTMTYTINRRNDVGPDEPNYIRALGRYCSLVSKPIIFNWSVTQHDNIKDQLNGGIRYLDFRVATKSTNGDIYFVHGLYGSTIYQPLQEIAEWLSSHSNEILVMDFQHFYSFTEVNHRHLVDTIFRVFQRKLCPIASSFDHITLNWLNLEKYQAIVIYRNIYAQNYSSLWPSGLWRTPWPNTVRVNELLDFLNLELQTRPLEIGFVSQCILTPDVPYVLKHLCGTLQRNLVSSCQKSILAWISQKRPGKSRLNIVIADFVSDNNFLFCKTVIENNRKLLHP; translated from the exons ATGGAATACAAAAGTGGTTTCCCACATCCAacggataaaaaaaaaatagatacAAACAGGGAACTAGAGTATTGGATGACACAACTTCCGGAACCTATGAAAAACATACCCGTAATACAGTTGGCAATACCTG GTTCTCATAACACAATGACGTATACTATAAATCGTCGCAATGACGTAGGGCCGGATGAACCCAACTACATTAGAGCTCTTGGCCGTTACTGCTCACTCGTTTCGAAACCCATTATTTTTAATTGGTCTGTCACGCAACATGACAATATCAAGGATCAGCTCAACGGAGGAATCCGATACTTAGATTTCCGTGTTGCAACAAAATCGACGAACGGAGACATTTATTTTGTGCATGGCTTGTACGGGTCAACAATATATCAACCATTGCAAGAAATAGCGGAATGGCTATCTTCCCACAGCAACGAAATTCTAGTAATGGATTTTCAACACTTCTATTCGTTCACAGAAGTAAACCATCGCCACCTTGTAGACACAATTTTTCGCGTGTTCCAACGAAAATTGTGTCCAATTGCATCCAGCTTTGATCACATAACACTTAACTGGctgaatttagaaaaatatcaagCAATcgttatttatagaaatatttatgcacaaaactattcgagcttatggcccaGCGGATTATGGAGAACACCCTGGCCTAACACTGTACGTGTCAACGAACTTCTAGACTTCTTAAATCTTGAACTGCAGACGAGACCGTTGGAAATTGGTTTCGTATCGCAGTGTATATTAACTCCGGATGTTCCATACGTATTAAAACATTTATGTGGTACGTTACAAAGAAATTTAGTATCTTCATGCCAAAAGTCGATTTTAGCTTGGATAAGTCAGAAACGACCTGGCAAAAGTAGATTAAACATTGTTATTGCTGATTTCGTGTcggataataattttttattctgcaaAACAGTTATTGAGAACAACAGAAAGCTCCTCCATCCATAG
- the LOC143211447 gene encoding PAT complex subunit CCDC47 isoform X4 — translation MKLGLVIVHIVLVATNIWVTAHFHEELPEDNEFAEFEDFEEEKLTQLIDDRVVEHSKESNINQDFDEDDVLIVDSDNEFDHFDEEEFEGVDVAGENAGSKSNEPSTLTITKIPLHLRTRWDSFYLEILMIMGLLLYFINYLAGRSRNARIAEMWLLEHKQLLLDNFSLVGDTGKSSEDVYENDLVKESQSHYSLYCSGRIGCDSMLVELKLLKRQDLVAVLAQLVRPQNDQALVRIELAKDETDNFVLAVATKRTAMHLVRDMADISVYCPEKRPGEKFGLPSGFYVMSEIAEAVSAILDTRVLQAFTKYSQYIDYIHISDQFSGPKQQEDTTQLTMPEVKRVLLIGLNISIKGRTTNTEDQEKLKMLLQLTFYLLDKLRRFKLSKEGKSKADKNRFRVEEAFLKTTHAARAEAAAQRREERRRAEKERILQEEDPDKQRKWEEKEQRRLAKKRAPRMKQLKVKAL, via the exons ATGAAATTGGGGTTAGTGATAGTTCACATTGTGCTGGTTGCAACGAATATATGGGTCACAGCACATTTCCATGAAGAACTTCCCGAGGATAATGAATTCGCAGaattcgaagacttcgaagaAGAGAAACTAACTCAGCTAATCGACGACCGCGTAGTAGAACATAGTAAAGAGTCGAATATCAATCAAGATTTCGACGAGGATGATGTATTAATAGTCGATAGTGATAATGAATTCGATCACTTCGACGAAGAAGAGTTCGAAGGAGTAGACGTCGCTGGCGAGAATGCAGGCTCCAAGAGCAACGAGCCATCAACATTGACGATCACCAAAATACCGTTACATCTGCGAACGAGATGGGATAGTTTCTATCTAGAAATATTAATGATCATGGGGTTATTGTTGTATTTCATTAACTACCTAGCAGGACGATCGAGAAATGCTCGTATAGCGGAGATGTGGTTGTTGGAACACAAACAACTTCTGCTTGATAATTTCTCTCTTGTCGGCGACACAGGAAAGTCTAGCGAGGACGTGTACGAAAATGATTTAGTAAAAGAGAGTCAATCGCattacagtttatattgttcgGGAAGAATTGGATGCGATTCTATGCTGGTCGAATTAAAATTACTTAAAAGACAAGATTTGGTCGCAGTGTTGGCGCAACTTGTGCGACCACAAAATGATCAAGCGCTCGTACGTATAGAATTAGCCAAAGATGAGACGGATAATTTTGTATTAGCAGTGGCTACAAAACGTACTGCGATGCATTTAGTACGGGACATGGCTGATATCAGCGTGTATTGCCCGGAAAAGCGACCGGGAGAGAAATTTGGTCTTCCGTCAGGATTTTATGTAATGTCCGAAATTGCTGAAGCAGTATCAGCTATTTTAGATACGAGAGTTTTACAAGCATTCACAAAATATTCACAATATATCGATTATATACACATCAGCGACCAATTCAGTGGCCCCAAACAACAAGA AGATACAACGCAATTAACAATGCCGGAAGTGAAGAGAGTTCTACTGATAGGACTCAACATAAGCATAAAAGGACGCACTACCAATACAGAAGatcaagaaaaattgaaaatgcttTTGCAATTAACATTTTACCTGTTAGATAAATTACGTCGTTTCAAATTATCTAAAGAG GGTAAAAGTAAAGCAGATAAAAACAGATTTAGGGTAGAGGAAGCATTCTTAAAAACAACTCATGCTGCTAGAGCTGAAGCAGCAGCGCAGCGAAGGGAAGAACGTCGTAGAGCTGAGAAAGAACGTATTCTTCAAGAAGAAGATCCGGACAAGCAAAGAAAGTGGGAAGAGAAAGAGCAACGAAGACTTGCTAAAAAGAGAGCTCCTAGAATGAAGCAACTGAAAGTTAAAGCATTATGA